Proteins co-encoded in one Aethina tumida isolate Nest 87 chromosome 7, icAetTumi1.1, whole genome shotgun sequence genomic window:
- the LOC109598151 gene encoding centrosomal protein of 164 kDa, translating into MSVVCKEVFDETSHPSVEEVKDYAIKLGIDPDSEPHLIPLAAEGLMKALPPGWKPCYDDNSKSYYYYNNLTKKTQWEHPLDDVYRGLVKKARAESQSLSLGEPTEDATYGREEIPSYEEPINPQHFAVKGLEAISLGARKKDLKLSPIKHSTILRSPSGSPKHESRLYKQKSEEYPFADHRPALSTFSSFDDKDKDGKFSRHPRNIDNKTELKVMGGGLNFLKSNTKKQQDVPSPSFSKAEPDNQPKSILRGLEHSKSVDFERLSLLEKSDKEDDDKKSVRFNLESTDGALTFSDKSSSEEDIKSSDNKKPEDVINVKVTPALNKILGSVDTANSNLKLIKPNPSDFIKPKLTISKGSDSEEDSFIKSLDKQGKNNPESFFEGDEFLEGKDQTKQLGMKADKKMSMLKQTIWEEKNDELVKFRSSLKESHKEELERILINEKTNHENNIKAELENLRKEMESRTVGTLKSERIKLDNELNNLKLSLEKEIKAEEEHLKSHFSSKKEELERYYEEKLAEVEKELAERVETNRDELIMTHNATIEQLKQNHSIIIEELKREFQVEEQNLRKEHQSQMAEIRSRMQDQDPKLKQDVDERTFEKMRCDKRLLEDKYRCMKEKYLRLKTEVKMSIEKRHRKKDSTTTTANTNTTGSETEQSHSNNKERTPLNSPSKKVTEKPPTPKSVNVKEQQRKVVIQDVDTSISDNYQNEDHANRNDNPVDYESSDTSLKNAGRRKKLFPKPKTFSAARGGTSKTKLKPTTRPCSPVENLRRQLQKLEDLEDQFPQNAQGDTYHLRYPFSDGQKFEGSSELEFFRHRIHLERDSIKRAKESLRNQKSVFQQRQKDLKLKHGSMARHTLQQLCQEEKELTDMEVSLHRTRSLLGEKVIRLRHLEQSLQRANLSNEQKIEDATLSDISSHSASSGISSTEFATAPDANFGKSLMKVEQYQESSEIIQSLENLNSEIREIWDVLRTQQQQSNIATVIPPFVYPDLGWPVLAGAAAAAANSVPAPPSIPTLADRLHNYRQQVALANAQSTMVTHHATNQQATTTLVERTRNLRHWLRQTGADLGGNDGNAPQATL; encoded by the exons ATGAGCGTCGTGTGCAAGGAGGTCTTCGACGAGACCAGTCACCCCTCCGTCGAAG AAGTCAAAGATTATGCAATAAAATTGGGCATAGATCCAGATTCAGAGCCCCATTTAATCCCATTGGCTGCTGAGGGGTTGATGAAAGCCTTGCCACCAGGATGGAAACCTTG CTACGACGACAATTCGAAATCGTACTATTACTACAACAACCTAACGAAAAAGACACAATGGGAACATCCATTGGACGACGTCTACAGAGGCCTGGTAAAAAAGGCGAGGGCGGAGAGCCAATCGTTGAGTCTGGGTGAACCGACCGAAGACGCAACTTACGGCAGAGAAGAAATCCCGAGCTACGAGGAGCCGATCAATCCGCAACATTTCGCTGTTAAAGGCTTGGAGGCGATCAGTTTGGGAGCCAGGAAGAAAGATTTGAAACTGTCGCCGATAAAACACAGCACGATTTTGAGGAGTCCCTCCGGAAGTCCAAAACACGAGTCGAGATTGTACAAGCAAAAATCTGAGGAGTATCCGTTCGCGGATCACAGACCCGCGTTGAGCACCTTTAGTAGCTTCGACGACAAAGATAAGGATGGTAAGTTCAGCAGACATCCGAGAAACATCGACAACAAAACTGAGTTGAAAGTCATGGGTGGTGGTTTGAATTTTCTCAAATCGAACACGAAAAAGCAGCAGGATGTTCCGTCCCCCAGTTTTTCCAAAGCAGAACCGGACAATCAGCCTAAAAGTATTTTACGAGGTTTGGAACACTCGAAAAGTGTCGACTTCGAACGATTATCCCTCTTGGAGAAGTCAGACAAGGAAGACGACGACAAGAAAAGTGTGCGATTTAATTTGGAAAGTACCGACGGTGCTCTAACGTTTTCAGACAAAAGTTCAAGCGAGGAAGATATAAAAAGCAGCGACAACAAGAAACCAGAGGACGTGATCAACGTTAAAGTCACACCAGCACTTAATAAAATCCTGGGCTCTGTGGACACGGCAAACAGCAATTTAAAACTCATCAAACCTAATCCATCCGACTTTATTAAACCTAAACTAACCATCAGCAAAGGTTCAGATTCAGAAGAGGATTCGTTCATTAAAAGTCTAGACAAACAAGGCAAAAATAACCCCGAGTCTTTTTTCGAAGGCGACGAATTTCTAGAGGGTAAAGATCAAACTAAACAACTTGGCATGAAGGCCGACAAGAAGATGTCGATGTTAAAACAAACCATATGGGAGGAAAAGAACGATGAACTTGTCAAGTTTCGTAGCAGCCTCAAAGAATCGCACAAGGAGGAACTGGAACGGATTTTAATCAACGAAAAGACAAATCATGAAAACAACATCAAGGCGGAACTAGAAAATTTGCGTAAGGAAATGGAGAGTCGAACTGTTGGAACGTTGAAGTCTGAACGcattaaattggataatgaacTGAACAACTTAAAGTTGAGCCTAGAAAAAGAGATTAAGGCTGAAGAAGAACATCTCAAGTCCCACTTTTCTAGTAAGAAGGAGGAATTGGAACGGTATTATGAGGAAAAATTAGCGGAGGTTGAGAAAGAATTGGCAGAAAGAGTGGAGACCAACAGAGATGAACTGATTATGACGCATAACGCGACTATTGAGCAACTTAAGCAAAACCACTCTATTATCATTGAGGAACTTAAGAGAGAGTTTCAGGTTGAG GAACAAAATCTACGCAAAGAACACCAGTCACAAATGGCAGAAATCCGATCTCGGATGCAAGATCAGGACCCGAAGCTGAAGCAGGATGTGGACGAGCGCACGTTCGAAAAGATGCGATGCGACAAACGGTTGCTGGAAGACAAATACAGATGCATGAAAGAGAAATACCTACGATTGAAGACGGAAGTGAAAATGTCCATTGAAAAGCGCCATCGGAAAAAGGACAGCACAACTACAACAGCCAACACGAACACTACAGGTTCAGAAACTGAACAAAGCCATTCGAATAACAAGGAAAG AACTCCGTTGAATTCGCCCTCCAAGAAGGTTACCGAAAAGCCTCCAACTCCGAAGAGTGTTAACGTAAAGGAACAACAACGGAAGGTCGTGATACAAGATGTGGACACGTCCATcagtgataattatcaaaatgaaGATCATGCGAACAGAAACGACAATCCGGTGGATTACGAATCGTCTGACACCAGTTTGAAGAATGCGGGGCGTCGCAAAAAATTGTTCCCAAAACCAAAAACATTTTCGGCGGCAAGAGGAGGAACGTCGAAGACAAAGTTGAAACCTACTACTAGACCTTGTTCACCTGTGGAGAATTTAAGAAGACAGTTACAGAAGTTGGAGGACTTAGAAGATCAATTTCCTCAAAATGCACAAGGAGATACTTATCATTTACGTTACCCATTTTCAGACGGGCAGAAATTCGAAG GAAGTTCAGAGTTGGAATTCTTCCGGCATCGGATCCACTTGGAAAGGGATTCGATTAAGCGCGCCAAAGAGAGTTTGAGGAATCAAAAATCCGTCTTCCAGCAACGACAAAAGGACCTAAAATTGAAACATGGCTCAATGGCTAGACATACCTTGCAACAACTATGTCAG GAAGAGAAAGAACTGACAGATATGGAAGTATCTTTGCATAGAACCAGAAGTCTTTTAGGCGAAAAAGTGATTCGTCTAAGACATCTAGAACAGTCACTGCAACGTGCTAATCTTTCCAATGAACAGAAGATCGAGGATGCAACATTAAGCGACATTTCATCTCACAGCGCCAGCTCTGGCATCAGTTCCACAGAGTTCGCCACAGCACCAGATGCAAACTTCGGTAAGAGTCTGATGAAGGTGGAGCAGTACCAAGAGAGCTccgaaattatacaaagtttggAGAATCTCAATTCGGAAATCAGAGAGATTTGGGACGTGTTGCGGACTCAACAGCAACAATCGAACATAGCCACTG TAATCCCACCCTTTGTGTACCCCGATTTGGGCTGGCCGGTGTTGGCCGGAGCGGCAGCGGCCGCCGCCAACTCTGTGCCCGCTCCACCCTCCATACCGACGCTCGCCGACCGTTTGCACAACTATCGACAACAAGTGGCGCTGGCGAATGCGCAAAGCACGATGGTGACGCACCATGCGACCAACCAACAGGCCACCACCACTCTTGTGGAACGTACGAGGAATTTGAGGCATTGGCTTAGACAGACAGGCGCCGATCTGGGCGGCAATGACGGTAATGCGCCCCAGGCCACACTGTAA
- the LOC109598170 gene encoding KICSTOR subunit 2-like, whose product MEKDDEFLHTYFTHVSQLCFDRAKEHVEKEKEPKSPASTWSNFLNLLQQLALAEKSYIDIGFLQTKHKSFLRKDNSLRSVYESLKNDLKKIEDSCRTSILDKRVQNYCKNISQFISARINLIDLYEKIYNMGVNRQLKYTEILTNIQELMEKYCLEFTDIALIPAKAVFTLECEILEQLFKALTELQRLQFLPSLALVHGAHTRLAAWESKMQCRESWKKLGLVFKNNALPSLFQWLQKLKGTVLSKFSLYFHDTLAQQTTPVDMRQLCSKLLHDHYQKMVTFQRKYDAACVILLSDNQVSCDTTDYDSFPIIVSYPPRSPPQLETILKIISDSTEELMNIDKIIYEFSPQGQCTYILSTVEPNIYVVILFESKKTEKDTYISNFISELCLNLRCTKVFTSLKNTGK is encoded by the exons atggagaaGGATGACGAGTTTTTGCACACATACTTTACGCACGTATCCCAATTGTGCTTCGATAGGGCCAAAGAACATGTC gaaaaagaaaaagaaccAAAGAGCCCAGCATCCACCTGGAGCAATTTTCTTAACCTTTTACAACAACTTGCATTAGCTGAGAAAAGTTACATTGACATTGGATTCTTACAAACTAAACACAAGagttttttaagaaaagat aattcTCTAAGATCAGTCTATGAATCTCTTAAAAACGACCTGAAAAAAATCGAGGACAGTTGCAGAACAAGTATATTGGACAAAAGAGTGCAAAATTACTGTAAAAACATTTCACAATTCATCAGTGCCAGAATTAACCTCATAGACCTTTATGAAAAGATTTACAATATGGGAGTGAACAGACAATTAAAGTACACTGAAATCCTTACAAACATACAAGAACTGatggaaaaatattgtctGGAATTCACAGACATTGCCTTAATACCTGCCAAGGCTGTCTTCACTTTGGAATGTGAAATCCTGGAACAGTTGTTCAAAGCATTGACTGAACTCCAAAGGTTGCAGTTTCTGCCTTCACTAGCATTAGTGCATGGAGCACACACAAGACTGGCTGCATGGGAAAGCAAAATGCAATGCAGGGAATCATGGAAGAAACTGGGGCTGGTTTTCAAGAACAATGCTTTGCCTAGCTTGTTTCAGTGGTTGCAGAAACTAAAAGGGACAGTCCTTAGTAAATTCAGTCTGTATTTTCATGACACACTGGCACAACAGACTACTCCAGTGGATATGAGGCAGTTATGTTCAAAACTGTTGCATGATCATTATCAAAA GATGGTTACTTTTCAAAGGAAATATGATGCAGCCTGTGTTATTTTACTGTCAGACAATCAAGTTAGTTGTGATACCACTGATTATGACAGTTTTCCAATAATTGTCTCTTACCCACCA AGGAGTCCCCCACAGTTGGAAAccattttaaagataatttcagACTCAACTGAAGAGTTAATGAACattgacaaaataatttatgagttCAGCCCACAGGGGCAGTGTACCTATATTTTATCAACAGTTGAgccaaatatttatgttgtgaTATTGTTTGAAAGCAAGAAAACTGAAAAAGATACTTATATTAGCAATTTTATATCAGAactgtgtttaaatttaagatgtaCAAAGGTTTTtactagtttaaaaaatactggaaaatga
- the LOC109598192 gene encoding pseudouridylate synthase 1 homolog, whose product MLQKLTSVVVTATRSLCLQKQPPKPALQFFPFSMNKSAKKPRYDGRCKKRQWEDRRSDKIETDTDGAKQPKLETLVPRNENDERLKRRKYVLLLGYSGVDYYGMQRNPYTRTIEEDLLKALRKVNLITDNCYNQVQNMQFQRAARTDKGVSAARQVVSMKMYENVDIEKINENLPDAIRVFAYRRVTKGFNSKSQCDGRTYIYITPTVAFAKHGEPASQTDYRLDDETHKKINDVLKKFVGTKNFHNFTSKKKYNDPSATRFIKSFECEKPFVRDGVEFVVLKVYGQSFMLHQIRKMVGLLLAVIKGIGTEETLTQAFTKEKLIVPRAPGLGLVLDFVHYERYNYRYGEDGMHEKLLWDDVEDKVQEFKEKFIYPTIVNTEIKEESMVNWINNKLARHSYNEEDEDDDEKDENDSDDEDGNNGKGFNGNVTNEKVTEGECKVEKLN is encoded by the coding sequence ATGTTACAGAAACTGACCAGCGTTGTCGTAACCGCAACAAGGAGCCTGTGCCTCCAAAAACAGCCGCCGAAGCCCGCATTACAATTCTTCCCGTTCAGCATGAATAAGTCAGCGAAAAAACCTCGCTACGACGGCAGATGCAAAAAAAGACAATGGGAGGATCGACGATCGGACAAAATCGAGACGGACACTGACGGTGCCAAGCAACCAAAGCTGGAAACTTTGGTGCCCCGCAATGAAAACGATGAAAGGTTGAAGCGCCGTAAATACGTACTGCTCCTGGGATATTCCGGCGTTGACTATTATGGCATGCAACGCAACCCATACACAAGGACCATCGAAGAAGATCTACTGAAAGCTCTGCGAAAGGTGAACCTGATCACAGATAATTGCTACAACCAGGTACAAAATATGCAGTTTCAAAGGGCAGCCAGAACTGACAAGGGTGTTTCTGCAGCTCGACAAGTGGTGTCCATGAAAATGTACGAGAACGTGGATAtagaaaaaatcaatgaaaatctACCGGACGCGATTCGAGTGTTTGCATACAGAAGAGTGACGAAAGGCTTCAATAGCAAATCGCAATGCGATGGCAGGACTTACATTTACATAACGCCGACCGTTGCGTTTGCCAAACACGGCGAGCCAGCGTCCCAAACAGACTACAGACTGGATGATGAAACACATAAGAAAATCAATGATGTATTGAAAAAGTTTGTAGGGACCAAAAACTTTCACAACTTCACATCAAAAAAGAAATACAACGATCCTAGTGCGACGAGATTCATTAAATCGTTTGAATGTGAGAAACCTTTTGTGAGGGATGGAGTGGAGTTTGTGGTTTTGAAAGTGTATGGACAGAGTTTCATGCTGCACCAAATTCGAAAAATGGTCGGACTTTTACTGGCGGTAATTAAAGGTATCGGAACGGAGGAAACGCTCACTCAAGCCTTCACAAAGGAGAAACTAATTGTGCCTCGAGCTCCTGGATTAGGGCTTGTATTAGATTTTGTCCATTATGAAAGGTATAACTATAGATATGGTGAAGATGGCATgcatgaaaaattattgtgggATGATGTGGAAGACAAAGTGCAAGAATTTAAGGAGAAATTCATTTATCCTACTATAGTTAACACTGAAATTAAGGAGGAAAGTATGGTAAACTGGATTAACAACAAATTGGCCAGGCATTCTTATAATGAGGAAGATGAAGATGATGATGAAAAGGACGAGAATGATAGCGACGACGAAGACGGGAACAACGGAAAAGGTTTTAATGGAAATGTTACTAATGAAAAAGTAACAGAAGGAGAATGTAAAGTAGAGAAGCTTAATTAA
- the LOC109598168 gene encoding 40S ribosomal protein S19, translating to MPSVTLKDVDQHKFVKAFASFLKKSGKLRVPEWVDIVKTSRAKELAPYDPDWFYVRCAAVVRHIYIRSPIGVGSVTKIFGTRKRNGTKPSHFCRSAGNIGRKALQSLEALNLIEKSVDGGRKLTQQGRRDLDRIAAQVKAKERKALKAGGVLSLQ from the exons ATGCCTTCCGTAACTTTGAAAGACGTGGATCAACACAAATTTGTTAAGGCTTTCGCCTCTTTCTTAAAAAA ATCTGGTAAACTCCGTGTACCAGAATGGGTGGACATCGTGAAAACCTCCCGCGCTAAAGAATTAGCCCCATACGACCCTGACTGGTTCTACGTCAGATGTGCTGCTGTCGTCAGACACATCTACATCAGGTCCCCCATTGGTGTGGGCTCAGTTACCAAGATCTTTGGTACCCGTAAACGTAATGGCACCAAACCCTCCCACTTCTGCCGCTCCGCCGGAAATATTGGACGCAAGGCTCTGCAGAGTTTGGAAGCCCTTAACCTGATCGAAAAGTCAGTTGATGGTGGTAGGAAGTTGACACAACAAGGCAGAAGGGATCTGGACAGAATTGCTGCCCAAGTTAAAGCCAAGGAACGCAAAGCACTGAAAGCTGGTGGTGTACTTTCTTTGCAGTAa
- the LOC109598164 gene encoding probable cytochrome P450 49a1: MLLHKLSLVKRINLRIVTRRNFAAEVTKADDVSSRDTIEPSINRQTQPFVNPITPTTPRIKLDMEKQVFRPSSVASFDDIPGPISLYLLSKLWSVIPVAGTEMTAKMIQYILSAGKLFGNVLSWGNPYFQGLFNKFFVVYGPVVRLRGPFGGDLVLLNRPEHARILFSTEVAYPMRANLDCIEKYCLDTKKYRHTGLFIMNGTEWEKGRELLKRPLQDAVVKQADAVDEICDEFLLRIMSIRNGQLEMPATFRDEIYKWSLECLCSTMLNERLGFLDPCGLTRSSDAGVLLNGLKGASDAVQRCELGLHLWKFMETPAWKSLVRNCDSVVSVLDKHIQRSQFCLKTKTEQVKPEDLSLIETMLLKEGVKPEDVLTIVLDMFLVGVNATTHAVAFMLYHLSKSPRCQQNLQDELTKEENTPKERLYKLPYMQACIKEVLRLKPSIPFLTRITNNDVVIHNYAIPKGTHVMVATRISSLKEEHFEDAHKFLPERWLKPELGLINKDLKDFACMPYGYGARECIAKELAEMQIALLISKVLKKFRVEYYYADINSTNKLFALPDKPLRFRFVERM, from the exons ATGTTGCTTCACAAGTTAAGCTtagtaaaaagaataaatcttAGAATAGTTACGAGGCGAAATTTCGCCGCAGAAGTGACAAAAGCTGATGACGTTTCATCAAGGGATACTATTG AACCGTCCATAAATCGGCAAACGCAGCCGTTCGTCAATCCGATAACGCCAACCACGCCGAGGATCAAACTCGATATGGAAAAACAGGTGTTCCGTCCCTCGAGCGTCGCATCCTTCGACGACATTCCCGGACCGATATCCTTGTATCTGCTCTCGAAACTATGGAGCGTCATCCCTGTCGCCGGTACCGAAATGACTGCCAAAATGATTCAATACATTTTAAGCGCCGGCAAACTATTCGGCAA TGTTTTGAGCTGGGGCAACCCGTACTTCCAAGGTCTGTTCAACAAGTTTTTCGTCGTTTACGGGCCGGTTGTGCGGCTGAGGGGTCCGTTCGGTGGCGACTTAGTACTCCTTAACCGTCCCGAACACGCTAGGATTTTGTTCAGCACCGAGGTCGCCTATCCGATGCGTGCCAACCTCGATTGCATCGAGAAGTATTGTCTCGACACTAAGAAGTACCGACACACCGGTCTCTTCATAAT GAACGGAACTGAGTGGGAAAAGGGACGCGAACTGCTGAAACGACCACTGCAGGACGCAGTTGTGAAACAGGCTGACGCCGTGGATGAAATCTGCGACGAATTTTTGCTCCGTATTATGTCGATCCGTAACGGGCAACTGGAGATGCCCGCAACGTTCCGCGACGAAATCTACAAGTGGAGTTTGGAGTGTCTGTGTTCCACGATGTTGAACGAGCGTCTGGGCTTTTTGGACCCTTGCGGCTTGACCCGCTCCTCAGATGCAGGCGTTTTGCTTAATGGACTGAAGGGAGCAAGCGATGCTGTTCAAAGATGCGAATTAG GGCTCCATTTATGGAAGTTCATGGAGACACCTGCGTGGAAGTCGTTGGTCAGAAACTGCGACTCTGTAGTTTCAGTGCTGGACAAGCACATCCAAAGATCGCAGTTTTGTCTGAAGACGAAAACTGAACAGGTGAAACCTGAAGATTTGTCTCTGATTGAAACTATGTTGCTGAAGGAGGGTGTTAAACCGGAAGATGTTTTAACCATTGTGTTAGACATGTTCTTGGTGGGTGTCAATGCAACAACTCACGCAGTGGCGTTTATGCTCTACCACTTGTCGAAGTCACCGCGTTGCCAACAAAATCTCCAAGATGAGCTCACTAAAGAGGAAAATACTCCAAAGGAACGTCTGTACAAATTGCCGTATATGCAGGCTTGCATTAAGGAAGTGCTAAGATTGAAACCTTCGATACCTTTCTTGACGAGAATCACCAACAACGACGTGGTTATTCACAACTACGCCATTCCAAAAGGTACGCACGTAATGGTTGCGACTAGAATCAGTAGTCTGAAGGAAGAACACTTTGAGGACGCTCATAAATTTTTGCCGGAGCGATGGTTAAAACCGGAATTGGGATTGATTAACAaagatttaaaagattttgctTGCATGCCGTATGGATATGGGGCTAGAGAATGTATTGCTAAGGAATTGGCTGAGATGCAGATTGCACTTTTGATTTCCAAG gttTTGAAGAAGTTCAGAGTTGAGTATTATTATGCAGATATTAATAGTACTAACAAGTTATTCGCTTTGCCTGATAAGCCACTTAGATTTAGATTTGTTGAACGCATGTAA
- the LOC109598167 gene encoding probable ATP-dependent RNA helicase DDX49: MEDNRKQKAFSGLNPWIVRQCATIGVKDPTPIQVNCIPEILKGRDCIGAAKTGSGKTLAFALPIIQKLCEDPYGIYALILTPTRELAYQIADQFAVIGKPMNLKHCVVVGGVDMVAQGQELSKKPHIVVATPGRLADHLESCSTFTLSKIKFLVLDEADRLLGGHFDDQIKTIFTALPKTRQNLFFSATITDTLQKLKTVTGRDCFLYEAPAEVATVEQLEQHYVLCPKDVKDAYLVEVIRTYRATNQTGNIMIFTDTCRNCQVLSMTLNEVGFENVALHAMIPQSQRLGALNRFKSNTVKMLIATDVASRGLDIPTVQLVVNHMVPKVPKEYIHRVGRTARAGRGGKAITLVTPYDIPLLQAIEEHIKMKLTEFKLDDSEVGKIFTQISVTKSEAYIQLDEKDFYEKKMINKRKKWILEGLDPDEEEEKLLNKRKKLKKSKKKKKQKVEEYTDNKTEDNNVNVDTNEENK; this comes from the exons ATGGAAGACAATAGGAAACAGAAGGCTTTTAGTGGTTTAAATCCGTGGATTGTACGACAGTGCGCAACAATCG GGGTAAAGGATCCAACTCCGATTCAGGTCAATTGCATCCCAGAAATCCTAAAAGGACGCGATTGTATCGGAGCGGCTAAAACAGGCAGCGGTAAAACGTTGGCCTTCGCTTTAcccatcattcaaaaactatgTGAAGATCCTTATGGAATATATGCATTGATTCTGACTCCAACAAGAGAACTGGCCTATCAAATAGCCGATCAGTTTGCCGTAATCGGCAAGCCCATGAATCTCAAACATTGTGTGGTTGTGGGTGGTGTAGACATGGTGGCACAAGGACAGGAATTATCTAAAAAGCCTCACATTGTGGTTGCAACTCCAGGACGTCTTGCTGATCATTTGGAGAGTTGCAGCACTTTTACATTGTCCAAGATAAAATTTCTAGTACTGGATGAAGCTGACAGACTCTTGGGTGGACACTTTGATGACcagattaaaacaatatttactgcCCTGCCTAAAACAAGGCAGAACTTGTTCTTCTCTGCCACAATTACAGACAcattacaaaaattgaaaacagttaCAGGCAGGGACTGCTTTTTATATGAGGCACCTGCGGAAGTGGCAACAGTAGAACAGCTAGAACAACACTATGTTCTGTGTCCTAAAGATGTCAAAGATGCATATTTGGTAGAAGTTATAAGAACATACAGAGCAACCAATCAAACAGGCAATATAATGATATTTACAGATACATGTAGAAATTGTCAAGTTTTATCTATGACTTTAAATGAAGTGGGATTTGAAAATGTGGCCCTTCATGCCATGATACCACAATCACAAAGATTAGGAGCTTTAAATAGGTTTAAGAGTAACACAGTTAAAATGCTTATTGCAACGGATGTTGCAAGCAGAGGTTTGGACATTCCCACAGTGCAACTGGTAGTTAATCACATGGTACCCAAAGTACCAAAGGAGTATATTCATAGAGTAGGTAGGACTGCTCGTGCTGGTAGGGGTGGAAAAGCCATCACTTTGGTTAccccttatgatattcctttgTTGCAAGCTATTGAagaacatattaaaatgaaactgaCTGAATTTAAACTTGATG ACAGTGAAGTGGGGAAGATCTTCACCCAGATTTCAGTCACTAAAAGTGAAGCCTACATTCAGTTGGATGAGAAGGATTTCTATGAGAAAAAGatgataaataaaaggaaaaaatggaTATTAGAAGGCTTAGATCCTGATGAAGAggaagaaaaattattgaataagagaaaaaagttgaaaaaatctaagaagaaaaagaaacaaaaagttgAGGAATATACAGATAATAAAACGGaagataataatgttaatgttgatacaaatgaagaaaataaataa